A part of Candidatus Binataceae bacterium genomic DNA contains:
- the tcuA gene encoding FAD-dependent tricarballylate dehydrogenase TcuA codes for MPDYDVIVIGAGNAALAASVSAKSAGAPRVLVLEKAPEHDRGGNTHFSGGLFRFAFNRADDLLHLIPKAREVPGFMDGVEPYPAEAFGEDLQRVTEGHTDPELSRILVRNSYETVCWMAELGIGFELALSLSGVRVGSVIKWPKGAIVRAAHEGVGLSRMWFNAARRAGVEVSYDSPAIRLLQDRKGRVCGVAMRGAEGIRELSAGAVVLGCGGFEANMAWRAQYLGRPWDHARVRGTRHNQGDGLRMAMEIGAMPWGQWSGCHATPISADAPPFGDRELTDKTNRLSYVYGVMLNRLGLRFVDEGEDQNLYTYAKFGGIILNQPGAIAWQIFDHKVVGLLEPRYSTSPPVVADTLAGLVERLDLDRRAALRTLEEYNAAAGHGSFNPGVRDGMHTVGLALSKSNWAQKLDTPPYRAWPVTGGITFSFGGVKVNERAQVLGTDWDPIPGLFACGEMVGGLFHNNYPGGSGLMSGAVFGRIAGRSASAEARTAAD; via the coding sequence ATGCCAGACTATGACGTGATCGTTATCGGGGCGGGCAATGCGGCGCTGGCGGCGAGCGTCTCGGCCAAAAGCGCCGGCGCGCCGCGCGTGCTGGTGCTGGAGAAGGCCCCCGAGCACGACCGCGGCGGCAACACCCATTTCAGCGGCGGCCTGTTCCGCTTCGCCTTCAACCGCGCCGACGACCTCCTGCACCTGATACCCAAGGCGCGCGAGGTGCCGGGTTTCATGGACGGCGTCGAACCCTATCCGGCCGAGGCATTCGGCGAGGATCTCCAGCGCGTCACCGAGGGCCATACCGATCCCGAGCTTTCGCGGATCCTTGTCCGCAACTCCTACGAGACCGTGTGCTGGATGGCCGAGCTGGGGATCGGCTTCGAGCTTGCGTTGTCGCTCAGCGGCGTGCGCGTCGGCAGCGTAATCAAATGGCCCAAGGGCGCGATCGTGCGCGCGGCGCACGAGGGGGTGGGGCTGTCGCGGATGTGGTTCAACGCGGCGCGCCGCGCCGGAGTCGAGGTGAGCTACGACTCGCCCGCCATCCGCCTGCTCCAGGACCGCAAGGGGCGCGTGTGCGGCGTCGCGATGCGCGGCGCCGAGGGCATCCGCGAGCTCAGCGCCGGCGCGGTCGTGCTCGGATGCGGCGGCTTCGAGGCCAACATGGCGTGGCGCGCGCAGTATCTCGGCCGCCCGTGGGATCACGCGCGCGTGCGCGGCACGCGGCACAACCAGGGCGATGGCCTGCGGATGGCGATGGAGATCGGCGCGATGCCGTGGGGGCAGTGGAGCGGATGCCACGCGACGCCGATCAGCGCCGACGCACCGCCCTTCGGCGATCGCGAACTGACCGACAAGACCAACCGGCTTTCCTACGTGTACGGCGTGATGCTCAACCGGCTTGGCCTGCGCTTCGTCGACGAGGGCGAGGACCAGAACCTGTACACCTACGCCAAGTTCGGCGGGATCATCCTCAACCAGCCGGGCGCGATCGCGTGGCAGATTTTCGACCACAAGGTCGTCGGGTTGCTCGAACCGCGCTACTCGACCAGTCCGCCGGTGGTCGCCGACACACTGGCCGGGCTCGTCGAGCGGCTCGACCTCGACCGCAGGGCCGCGCTGCGCACGCTCGAAGAGTACAACGCCGCCGCTGGCCACGGGAGCTTCAATCCCGGCGTGCGTGACGGGATGCATACGGTGGGCCTCGCGCTGTCCAAATCGAACTGGGCGCAGAAGCTCGACACCCCGCCGTACCGCGCATGGCCGGTGACCGGCGGGATCACGTTTTCGTTCGGCGGCGTGAAGGTCAACGAACGCGCGCAGGTCCTTGGCACCGACTGGGATCCGATTCCGGGACTGTTCGCGTGCGGCGAGATGGTCGGCGGTTTATTCCATAACAATTATCCCGGCGGCTCAGGGCTGATGTCGGGCGCTGTCTTCGGGCGGATCGCGGGCCGCAGCGCGAGCGCCGAAGCGCGCACGGCGGCGGATTGA
- the prpB gene encoding methylisocitrate lyase — MTWLTRPDQRPAGERLAELWQRPGILPIPGAHHGLAALLARRAGFEALYLSGAALSASMGLADLGIITLEELCLYARTICRAGGLPLIVDADTGYGGALNVMRVVRELEAAGAAAVQIEDQVLPKKCGHLNDKLLASPEEAAARIAAARRARRHLRIIARTDAAASEGIDGALGRARLYLEAGADAIFPEALGDAESFRRFAREIKAPLLANMTEFGRTPYFTARQFEEFGFKMVIWPASSLRVAAKAIAELYAELKVRGTAEALLDRMQTRAELYDVIGYSEYESLDASVAASVLPRDQRGRND; from the coding sequence ATGACGTGGCTGACACGACCCGACCAGCGCCCCGCCGGCGAGCGGCTGGCGGAGTTATGGCAGCGGCCTGGAATCCTGCCAATCCCGGGCGCCCATCACGGGCTCGCCGCGCTCCTCGCGCGGCGGGCCGGCTTCGAGGCGCTCTATCTCTCGGGAGCGGCGCTCAGCGCGAGCATGGGACTCGCCGATCTCGGAATCATCACACTCGAGGAGCTGTGCCTTTACGCACGCACGATTTGCCGCGCGGGCGGCCTTCCGCTGATCGTCGATGCCGACACGGGCTACGGCGGCGCGCTCAACGTGATGCGCGTGGTGCGCGAGCTGGAGGCCGCCGGCGCCGCGGCGGTCCAGATCGAGGACCAGGTCCTGCCCAAGAAATGCGGCCATCTCAACGACAAGCTGCTCGCGTCGCCCGAGGAGGCGGCGGCGCGAATCGCGGCCGCGCGCCGCGCCCGCCGCCATCTGCGTATAATCGCGCGCACTGACGCCGCGGCGTCGGAGGGAATCGACGGCGCGCTCGGCCGCGCGCGGCTCTATCTCGAGGCGGGCGCCGACGCGATCTTTCCCGAGGCGCTCGGCGACGCCGAGTCGTTTCGCCGTTTCGCGCGCGAGATCAAAGCGCCGCTGCTCGCCAATATGACCGAGTTCGGCCGCACGCCGTATTTCACCGCGCGCCAGTTCGAGGAGTTCGGCTTCAAGATGGTTATCTGGCCGGCGTCGTCGCTGCGCGTGGCGGCCAAGGCGATTGCCGAGCTATATGCTGAGCTTAAAGTGAGAGGCACGGCCGAGGCGCTGCTGGATCGGATGCAGACCCGCGCCGAGCTCTACGACGTGATTGGCTATAGCGAGTACGAGAGCCTCGACGCCTCGGTCGCGGCAAGCGTGCTCCCACGGGACCAGCGGGGTCGAAACGATTGA
- the tcuA gene encoding FAD-dependent tricarballylate dehydrogenase TcuA yields the protein MSSFYDVVVVGAGNAALCAALAAREAGVSVLMLECAPEAERGGNSRFTAGAMRVAYNGVDDLSRLMPDLSEEDKARTDFGAYTQDQFFDDLARVTQYRTSPELAELLVRRSFDTMMWMRAKGVRFQPIYGRQAFNVGGRFKFWGGLTVEAWGGGPGLIDALHAAAARNGIEVWYRARALELKCEDNVVRGVTMRREGRTITVGARAVVLASGGFEANAEWRTRYLGPGWDLAKVRGTRFNTGDGIRMALEAGAMPCGNWSGCHAVGWDRNAPEFGDLSVGDGFQKHSYPFGIMVNARGRRFVDEGADFRNYTYAKYGRVILEQPNQFAWQIFDSKVAHLLRDEYRIKRVTKVSADTLEALAGKLEDVDPAGVLEEVRAYNAAVDTSVPFNPNVKDGRRTRGLAIDKTNWANTLDTPPFEAYAVTCGVTFTFGGLRVDADARVINTDGEPIGGLAAAGELVGGLFYFNYPGGTGLMSGAVFGRIAGTTAARAALARR from the coding sequence ATGTCTTCCTTCTATGACGTGGTCGTGGTCGGCGCGGGCAATGCCGCGCTGTGTGCGGCGCTCGCCGCGCGCGAGGCGGGCGTCAGCGTGCTGATGCTCGAATGCGCACCCGAGGCCGAGCGCGGCGGCAACAGCCGCTTCACCGCAGGCGCGATGCGGGTCGCCTACAACGGCGTCGACGACCTCAGCCGCCTGATGCCCGACCTTAGCGAGGAGGACAAGGCGCGCACCGATTTCGGCGCCTACACGCAGGACCAGTTCTTCGACGATCTCGCGCGCGTCACCCAGTACCGCACCAGCCCCGAGCTGGCCGAACTGCTCGTGCGGCGCAGCTTCGACACGATGATGTGGATGCGCGCCAAGGGCGTACGCTTCCAGCCGATCTACGGGCGTCAGGCCTTCAACGTCGGCGGGCGCTTCAAGTTCTGGGGCGGGCTGACGGTCGAGGCGTGGGGCGGCGGGCCGGGGCTGATCGACGCGCTCCACGCCGCCGCCGCGCGCAACGGGATCGAAGTCTGGTACCGGGCGCGCGCGCTGGAGCTCAAATGCGAGGACAACGTCGTGCGCGGCGTGACGATGCGACGCGAGGGACGGACGATAACCGTCGGCGCACGGGCGGTCGTGCTCGCCTCCGGCGGCTTCGAGGCCAACGCCGAATGGCGCACGCGCTACCTCGGTCCCGGATGGGACCTCGCCAAGGTGCGCGGCACCCGCTTCAACACCGGCGACGGAATCCGCATGGCTCTGGAAGCGGGCGCGATGCCGTGCGGCAACTGGTCGGGATGCCACGCGGTGGGATGGGATCGCAACGCGCCGGAGTTCGGCGACCTGAGCGTCGGCGACGGCTTCCAGAAGCACAGCTATCCGTTCGGAATCATGGTCAACGCACGCGGCCGCCGGTTTGTCGATGAAGGCGCGGACTTCCGCAACTATACCTACGCCAAATACGGGCGGGTGATCCTCGAGCAGCCCAACCAGTTCGCATGGCAGATCTTCGACAGTAAGGTCGCCCATCTGCTGCGTGACGAGTACCGGATAAAGCGCGTCACCAAAGTCAGCGCCGACACGCTGGAGGCGCTGGCGGGCAAGCTGGAGGACGTCGATCCGGCGGGCGTGCTCGAAGAGGTGCGGGCGTACAACGCGGCGGTCGATACTTCGGTCCCGTTCAATCCCAACGTCAAGGACGGCCGGCGCACGCGCGGCCTTGCGATCGACAAGACCAACTGGGCCAACACCCTCGATACGCCGCCCTTCGAGGCCTACGCGGTAACCTGCGGGGTGACGTTCACCTTCGGCGGCCTGCGCGTGGACGCCGACGCGCGCGTCATCAACACGGACGGCGAGCCCATCGGCGGGCTGGCGGCGGCGGGTGAGCTGGTCGGCGGGCTTTTCTATTTCAATTACCCGGGCGGCACCGGCCTGATGTCGGGCGCGGTATTCGGGCGTATCGCGGGAACCACCGCCGCCCGCGCCGCGCTCGCGCGGAGGTAG
- the groL gene encoding chaperonin GroEL (60 kDa chaperone family; promotes refolding of misfolded polypeptides especially under stressful conditions; forms two stacked rings of heptamers to form a barrel-shaped 14mer; ends can be capped by GroES; misfolded proteins enter the barrel where they are refolded when GroES binds) yields the protein MPAKIIKFSEEAREKVLHGVNVLADAVTVTLGPKGRNVVLEKSFGAPVVTKDGVTVAKEIELEDKFENMGAQMVKEVASKTSDVAGDGTTTATVLSRAIYTEGMKMVAAGHDPMTLKRGIDRAVEAVVGELKNLSKQTKDRKEIAQVGTISANNDSTIGEIIAEAMEKVGKEGVITVEEAKGLETQLEIVEGMQFDRGYLSPYFVTDPERMEARLEDAYILIHEKKISVMKDLVPVLESIAKTGKPLLLVAEEVEGEALATLVVNKIRGTLQCVAVKAPGFGDRRKAMLEDIAILTGGKCIAEELGVKLENVTLQDLGRAKRIVVDKDNTTIVDGAGRKADIEGRIKQIRAQIEETTSDYDREKLQERLAKMVGGVAVIRVGAATEVEMKEKKARVEDALHATRAAVEEGVVPGGGVALIRASSALENLRASDEEKFGINIVRRALDEPARWIAANAGHEGSVVIDKIRNGKGAYGFNAAKEEFEDLMKAGIIDPTKVVRSALQNAASVAGLLLTTECLVAEKPEKKQAPAAAPPMDY from the coding sequence ATGCCCGCAAAAATCATAAAGTTTTCGGAAGAGGCTCGTGAGAAGGTTTTGCATGGAGTCAACGTCCTGGCCGACGCGGTGACCGTGACGCTTGGCCCTAAGGGACGGAACGTTGTTTTGGAAAAGAGTTTCGGCGCGCCGGTCGTGACCAAGGACGGCGTCACAGTCGCCAAGGAGATCGAACTGGAAGATAAGTTCGAAAACATGGGCGCCCAGATGGTCAAAGAGGTCGCCTCCAAGACTTCGGACGTCGCCGGCGACGGGACTACGACAGCCACGGTGCTCAGCCGAGCAATCTATACCGAGGGTATGAAGATGGTCGCCGCCGGTCACGACCCGATGACGCTCAAGCGCGGCATTGACCGAGCGGTCGAAGCGGTGGTCGGCGAACTCAAGAATCTCTCCAAGCAAACCAAGGACCGCAAGGAGATTGCGCAGGTCGGTACGATCTCGGCCAACAACGACTCGACCATCGGCGAGATTATCGCCGAGGCGATGGAGAAGGTCGGCAAGGAGGGCGTGATCACGGTCGAGGAGGCCAAGGGGCTCGAAACCCAGCTCGAAATTGTCGAAGGGATGCAGTTCGATCGCGGCTATCTTTCCCCCTACTTTGTGACCGATCCCGAGCGGATGGAAGCCAGGCTCGAAGACGCTTACATCCTGATTCACGAGAAGAAAATCTCGGTGATGAAGGATCTCGTGCCGGTTCTCGAATCGATCGCGAAGACCGGTAAGCCGCTCCTGCTGGTTGCAGAGGAAGTCGAAGGCGAGGCCTTGGCGACGCTTGTCGTCAACAAGATCCGCGGAACGCTGCAATGTGTTGCGGTCAAAGCGCCGGGCTTTGGCGACCGGCGCAAGGCGATGCTTGAGGACATCGCCATTCTAACCGGCGGCAAATGCATCGCGGAGGAGTTGGGAGTCAAGCTCGAGAACGTGACTCTGCAGGATCTTGGCCGGGCAAAGCGGATCGTGGTCGACAAGGACAACACGACCATCGTTGACGGCGCGGGCAGGAAGGCCGACATCGAGGGCCGCATAAAGCAGATCCGCGCGCAGATCGAGGAGACCACCTCCGACTACGACCGCGAGAAGCTTCAGGAACGGCTGGCGAAGATGGTCGGCGGTGTTGCTGTGATTCGGGTTGGCGCGGCGACCGAGGTCGAGATGAAGGAGAAGAAAGCCCGCGTCGAAGACGCTTTGCATGCGACCCGCGCCGCGGTCGAGGAAGGCGTCGTGCCAGGCGGCGGTGTCGCGCTCATTCGCGCCTCGTCAGCCCTCGAAAATCTGCGGGCGAGCGACGAGGAAAAGTTCGGTATCAACATCGTGCGCCGAGCTCTCGACGAACCCGCGCGCTGGATCGCGGCAAATGCGGGCCATGAGGGATCGGTGGTGATCGACAAGATCAGAAACGGCAAGGGTGCGTATGGATTCAACGCGGCCAAGGAGGAATTCGAAGACCTGATGAAGGCCGGAATCATCGACCCGACCAAGGTCGTGCGTAGTGCCCTTCAAAACGCCGCGTCAGTCGCCGGTCTCTTGCTCACTACCGAGTGCCTCGTCGCGGAAAAGCCGGAAAAGAAGCAGGCGCCAGCCGCGGCGCCGCCGATGGATTACTGA
- the groES gene encoding co-chaperone GroES, with product MRIRPLGDRVLVRRIAEEEKTKGGIIIPDTAKEKPQEGKVIAVGPGRQEDGKTIAPEVKAGDKILFGKYSGSEIKLEGEDHLILREDDILGVIEG from the coding sequence ATGAGGATCAGGCCGCTCGGCGATCGGGTCTTGGTCAGGCGAATCGCCGAAGAGGAAAAGACCAAGGGTGGAATTATCATTCCGGACACGGCCAAGGAAAAGCCGCAAGAGGGCAAAGTGATAGCGGTCGGTCCGGGAAGGCAGGAAGACGGAAAAACTATAGCTCCAGAGGTCAAAGCCGGCGACAAAATCTTGTTTGGAAAGTATTCCGGCAGCGAGATCAAACTCGAAGGCGAAGACCATCTCATCCTGCGCGAAGACGACATCCTAGGCGTCATCGAAGGCTGA